ATGAATGCGGGACTACACAACGGGTGCGGACAGGAGTGTCCACGCTCGGCTCAAGGGGTGCTCGTCGCTGATTTCGGGGTGATGTTTCCTGCATTCCGCATGAATGCGGGACTACAGAACGATTGTCGAAAATCCGCGTGCGGGGCGTTGGTTCGGAGGAATCCGTGTTGCTAATTCACTGATTCAGATGATGGATGGCAGCTCATGACTGATGGTCAAACTACGGCTGATTTCTTCATTCGTGGCTCAGTGAGCAGGTCTGGTCCTGAGCTCGTTCTGGCCACGAAGCCTTTTGCCGTGGACAGCACCGCTAGGAGCTGGTGGTACGTACTTTCCACAGCGGGGCTGCTGGCGGCGGCGGTGGCGGGCACGCTGCTGGCTCCGCATGTGCTGCTGAAGGTGGCTTCCAGTGTCTTGACCGGGCTGCTGCTGCTGAGGTTGTTCGTCATTTATCATGATCAGCAGCACCACGCTATTTTGCCGAAATCAAAAGCGGCGGAGTGGTTTATGTGGGTGTTTGGCATTTTATCGCTGAGCCCGAGCAGCATCTGGCGTGCTTCGCACAATCATCATCACAATCACAATTCGAAGATCAAGGGTTCCCACATCGGCTCCTTTCCTATCATGACGCGGGAGCATTTCGAGAAGGCTCCGAAGTCGGCACGCTGGCTGTATCTTTTCATGCGGCATCCGCTGACGATCCTGTTTGGCTACCTGACGATTTTCCTGCACGGCATGTGCCTGCGGCCCTTTGTGATGAAGCCGCGTGAGCACTGGGATTGTTTCATCTCCGTTTTAGTCCATGCGGGTATCGCGGGCTGCTTGATCGGTTTTGCGGGTTGGCAGGCGTGGCTGCTGACGCAGATCATCCCGCACTTCATCGCCAGTGCGATCGGTTCGTATCTCTTTTATGCGCAGCATAATTTCCCGGGCGTGGCGTTTTACGACAAGTCTGGTTGGACGTATGACCGCGCGGCGCTGGAATCCAGCAGCTACATGAAGATGGGGCCGGTGATGGCGTGGTTTTCCGCGAACATTGGCTACCACCACATTCATCATCTGAATGCGCGCATTCCCTTTTACCGTCTTCCGGAAGTGCTGGAGGCTCTCCCCGAAATGAGGAACCCGAAGGTGACGACGCTGAAGCCCTTCGATATGTATCGCTGTCTGAGCCTGAAGGTCTGGGATACGAAACAGCAGAGGATGGTGGCGCTGGATGGTACAGACCGGGAATAGGGGACCACGGTCTGACCGGGCATAGGTTACGCCACCGATGATTCCTCCACCGGGCGGGGTGGTTTTTTGTTCTTGGTTTTCCAGCGGTCGTGGACCCAGAACCAGTTGGCGGGATCCCGGCGCACGCCGACTTCCAGGGCGGTATTGATGTCGCGCATCAGGTCTTCGACACTGCGGCGCTTGCCGTTTTCCTCCATGCGAAGGGGTTCGCCGATTTCCAAGACCCACTTGCCCAGGCCGACGCGGTAGCAGATGGGCACGAAGATGACGCACTTGTAGCGCATGGCGAGGATGACCGGGGCGCGCGTGGTCCAGGCGTAATAACCGAGGAAGGGCAGCTCAATGCCGCCGCTGCGGTCCGCCTGATCGCTGGCCAGAATGAGCAGCTTGCCGCCCTCTGACATCGCGCGTTTTAAATCATCGGCACCGGTGCGGCGATCCACCAGGATGTTCCCTGAGACGGTGCGCATGCGGTACACGAGCTGATCCAGCTTCGGCGGGCGGATGCCGCGATAGGTGGCTACAGCCCGATACTCAGGGATGAGCGCGGACATGCGGTTGGCCAGTTCGAAATTGCCGAAGTGGCCGCCCGTGAAAACACGATTCACCAGCTTTCCGTCCGCATCCACGGCGCGCACGGCTTCCTCGCCTTTGACGGAGAAGATGGTGCGGAGCTGGGCGTCGTTCATGGCCATGCCTTTCATGGCGCAGCAATAGACCTCACCCAGCCGACGGAAATTTTCTTTGGCGATGGCGCGGATCTCCGCCGGGGACTTTTCACCCGCGAAGCACATGGTCAGATTTTTCAGGGCGACGCGGCGATGGCGGGCATCCACCCAATAAGCCAGCGCGCCACCCCAGCGGCCAATGCGCGCCACCCAGCGGACGGGCAAGGCCTGAAAGAAAGCTAAAAAGGCGCGAGCAATGAGGTAGAGGAAATGTTCCATTAGGAGTGACCGGGGCCGCAGGGGCTGTAGTCGTGGCCTTGGGGCAGGTCAATGGTGCCGTTTGTACGTCGAAGGGTAGGCGGACTTTCTGGCTGCTAATGCTCAGGGTGATCGTTATTTACCGAAATAGATTTCTGCCGAGAGATGCGAAGCATGACGTGCAGTGCCGTATCGCGATCTTGGGTTGGAACGATACGACCGACGGTCAGGGCACCACGAGCGGATATTTGGCAGCCTTCCCTCAGCTTGATCGTGGCATTTTCATAAGCAAAACAATGTGCTTTCATTTTCTAGACCTAAGCTGTTGATAAATGCTATTTAGTTCTAGCCAAAACTCATCAGATTCGTCAATTAGGGATCGATTGCATATGAATCCCAAGTGATAAATTGAGCTTTCGTTTGAACTTCCATCCTTGGATAAGGTTACAAGAGTTTCTTTTTCTTCATAGTAGATGCATTGTATGCTCCAGCTATTAAATATTTTGGTCGGGGCTAACGCTGAAAGGCGGTTGGAGATGGATGTTATCTCCTTTCCTGGAATTTCTGATTCTACATGAAAGATAACATCCATGGATGAGCTAAAATAAAGCTCTGTGTTATTCGTTTCATAAAGCGATGTAAATGCACAATTGAGCGCACTCTCAAATAGATAGTCACAATAGGTTATATCGCCATCCGCTCCAACTTGAACTATCAGATTCAAACTGTTCTCTTCTTGAGGAGCAATCACTTTGACGCCTGACCCACTTCTAGCAATTAAAACTCCGGTGAATGGTGTTATAATATTTGCTCCAATGGGCTCCGCATTCATACTCTTGGTTTATATACTCGGATGGATCTATTAAATACAACTCGGAATTAAATGAGCCCAGACCGTTGGATTTTAATAATGATATCAGATCCTTAGGGACTTTGAATTCTAACTGATCCAGTTTCGCTCTTTCAACCAAGGAAGTTATTTTGTTGAATATCATAAACCAATTTTGCTGAGCTCGCGTGAACCCATTTGCCACCCATTCAGTCAAAAGGTGTGTGTGATTCTTGCAGAGCAAATGGGGGGCTTCTGAACTCGAATTGAATTGCTATGCCGACGGATCGTCGGCGCTCCATGGTCCGCGAGCTGGGGCTAACTGGCCAAGTTCCGCGCTTTCATTTCCCCGAGGGTCCAGGCGTATTCTTTGACGAGTTGATCGACGACATCGCCGGTGTGGAGGTCGCCGGGGAGGACTTCCCAGGTGTAGGTCTCCATCTCGATGTGCTGGCACTGGGTGGGGTTTTGGCTGAGCCAATCCATGGTGCCTTCGAGGTGGTCGCGGGTGCTTTGGAAGCCGTCGGTGGGCTGGGCGTGGAGGGGGATGTGGAAGTGGACGCGCCATTCTTCACCCAATTCGGCGGGGTTTGTCTGGGCGAATTGGAGGGCATCCGGCAGGTCCTTGAATCGGCGCAGGGGGGTGGTGGGGCCGTAGTCGGCGATGACCTGGTGGAAGTATACGGGCTCGTCAAAGGCGCGGAGTTTTTCCACCATGTCCGGGGTGGGCTTCAATTTCAGCGCGGAGCTGAAGTGGAGCTTGCTGAGGCGGATGCCGGCGCCGGTGATGCGGGAGAGGGCGCGCTTGGGGGTCTCGTACTCGATGGCGAGGTGGCAGGTGTCGTAGTTGAGGCCGATGAATTTGAAGAAGTCTTTGTCCTGGGGGTGGCGGTCGTAGTAGAGGCCGAAGAATTTGAGGACCTCGCCGCTGGTCTCGAAGAGGCCGAGGGGCTCGGGCTCGAAACCGAGGTGGAGATCGTGACCGGTGGCGGTGGAGACGGTCTCGATATGCTCCCGGCAGAGGCGGACGTTTTCGAAGATGGCGTTGATTTCGTCGCTGCCGATGGGGAAGGTTTTGTGGGAGCCGGGGAGGGTGCTGACGCTGCCGCTGGCACCGGGGGGGAGGAGCTGGGCGAGGATATCGAAGAGGCGGTTGGTGTATTCCAGCCGGGCTTTGGACGTCCAGTCCGGGAGGAAGACTTGTTCTTTTACCCGGGTGCCGTGGAAGGAGCCGTAAGGGAAGCCGTTGATGGTGAAGACGTAGCAGTTATTGGCTGCGAGCCAGTCTTTGAATTCGGCAATTTTGCCGGGGGCGAGGAGTTCCAGGGAGGCCTGATTGCCGAGACGGAGGCCGATGCCGTAGGGCTGGTCCGGGCTAACGCGGGCTTTGACGCGGAGGGTGTAATCCCGAAGTGTGGCCCAGGTCTGTTCCCACGTTTCACCGCGGTGGATATTGGTGCAGTAGCCGAGGTGGATGCCGTGGTTGAGAAGCATGGGGTGGGGGGAAGGGACGAAAGGGGGAGTTTGCGGTGGTTTTAGGGGGTTTGCAATCGGGGGGTGGGTGGGGAGCGGAAAGTGCTCAGTGCTCAGTGCTCAGTGCTCAGTGCTCAGTGCTCAGTGCTCAGTGCTCAGTCAGCAGGCAGGGGGGGAATAGGGCTTAAATGGCTTATAGGTCCTAGGCGGTAGGTAGGTGAGGCTGGGGGATGCTGGGAACCTATTCCACGGTGACTTTGAGGGGGTGAGCGTAGGCTTGCCAGGCGGTGTCGATGGCTTTGGCATCGGCGGGGCCGTCGGTGAGGATGAAGCGGTATTTGGAGGTGTAGGGCTGGCCGGGCTGGATGGTCCAATCGCCGCCCTGGGAGGGGGCGATGCAGAGCTGGGGGTTCTTCGGGTTTAGGCGGAGGGGCTGGGGGAAGCGGAAGTTTTCCGGGTGGATAAGGATGGCCATGCCTGCGGGCTGGCCGTCCACATCGCCGCCCATTTGGACCCATTGGGCCTTGGTGGAATCGCCTTTTTTGCGGTCGTCGCCATTGCTAGTGAGCATGGTGACTTTATCCACGGGATTCCACTGCTCATGACCGCGTACGCCGAGGCCGCCGTAGTGGTATTCGGGAAGTTTTAAGGGGGAATCGGTGGCGCAGGTCTGGGTGGAGACGAGATCCAGGATGTAGGCGGGGCGGTCGCCGGTGGTGAGGGCATAGGCGGTGACTTCCCAGGTTTCATCCAGGACGGGCTTGGTGGTGCCGCTGTTGTGATCCAGGAAACGATGCTTGCTGAGAAAGCCGGCCTGAACGGGGCCGCCCCAGGATTTGAGGAGGGAATCGAAGCGGACCTCGCCGAGGATCTGGGCGGCGATTTTGTCTTTGGAGTCGCTTTTTCCCTGGTTCCAGAAGTCGGGGTGCTGGCCTTCGAATTCGGTCTTGGTCCAGGCGAACCAGATGCCGCGGTGCCAGCGGTGGTCGGCAGGATGGTTGCCGGTGATAAGGCGGCCGCCGGGGGTATAGACGGGGTGGAGGTGGGCACCGTGTTTAAAGACCTCCGGGACACCTGCGGGGACATCGCCGGGTTCCATCTGGTAATCGAAGACGGGCTGTGTTTTGCCGTGGGTGTGATGGGTGAAACGAAGGAGGCTGCCGGACTTTTCCACGGTGAGGCCCTGAGGTGCAGCGGGTGGGCTGGAGGGGGTGATGGCAAACGTGATGTTTTCACCTTTACCGATCTGTGGGACGATCATCACGGCCTGGCCGGTGGCATCCACCTGGAGGGTGGAGACGATGCTGCCGCCTTTTCCGGAAAGGGTATGCTGGCCCTGCCAGTCCTGGGGAGCAGTGAAGGTGACGATGGCATTTGTCTGGTCGGCATCGCCGCCATGGACGGTGATGCTGCCGGGGGCTGCGAGCAGAGGTGCGCTGGCCAAAGCGAGCAGGAGGAGCAGGATTGGTTTCATGGTGGGCAGAGGTAAACGTGGGGCCTGTAGGCCATTGTTCATCACTCTGCGCATCAAGGATGCCTCGGCGGGCTGCGTGCCCTGGGATTTATTCGCGGACGAGGGGGGCGAGCTTTTCCTTCAGGAGCTGGCGGGCACGGTAGAGGCGCGTTTCAGCGGCTTTCTCCGAACAATCGAAGACCTCCGCCATCTGCCGGTAGGTCATGCCCTGATAGGTGAAAAGGACGAGGGCCTCACGCAGGTCCTCCGGCAGTGAGGCGATGGCGCGGCGGACCTCGCGGGCTGTTTCATCCTCCTCCATGGCCTGGTCTGGCGTGGGGTCTTCCGAGGAGGGATCGAAGCCGGTTTCGCTGAGGGTCTGGAGGGATTCGGCTGGGTGGCGGCTCTGCCAGCGGATGTGATTGGATAGGAGGTTCCGGGCAATGCGGAAAAGATAGGCGGAAAAAGGGGCATGCGGGCGGTAGCGCTGCCGGTGCATGTATAGGCGGACGAAGGACTCCTGGACGAGATCCCGGGTGGCGGCGTGATCATGCGTCATGTGCCAGAGGAAGGATGTCAGCTTATCCTGCCAGCGGGTCATGATCTCATTCAGTGCGAGGTCATCCCCGCCTGAAAGCCGCTGCATGGCGCTGGCATCCGCGTCGGGGATCAAGGGGGGCTGGGGGTTGGTACGGTTTTTGGCAGCAGGGTGTCGTGCTCGGGAAAGAGGTGCGGGAGCATCATTTTCAGATACTTCTGGCCCGCTGTGGGATTCATGGCGGCAGCGACTTTTTTGACGTGCTGAATGGCGGCCCGCTCAGAGGTTTCAAAATGGATTTCGTAATCGCGGATGGCGGCCTGGCCTTCAGCACTGTGCTCGTCGTTGTTTTGAAGAGCGATTTTCAGGCGCTCGCGTGCAATATCCATCTCGGCACACAGGCGGATGCACTCGGCCCGGTGGGCATCGTGGATGGCGCATTCGCGCTCGAATTCCTCCTCAGTAAGGGAGAGGGAGGTGCGCATCCAGGCCAGATTGGCCCGGGTATCCTGCTCCTGTGCGGCGACTTTTCGTGAAAAATTGCGGCTTTGCTGGTGGTTCTGCAAACCACGTGTGATCAAAAAAGCGGCAATTCCCAGGAGCAAGGCCACCAGCAAAGTGTGGCCTGAATTTCTCATGGGGTGAGGGCAGGAGCCAGAGGATTGATCGAGTGAGCGTAAATGCTGACGGGATCTGGCGGCCGGGACGCGCTGCGTATTCCGGCGAAAATACCGATGCCTAATGCCAGTGCCCAGATAGCAAGGCGAGGCGTCGGCAGAGAGAAAAATTCAAAAAGGGCAGTCAGCCAAGGCTGGCGAGCATCGTCGCGAAGCTGCCGGTGCTCGATATCACGCCAGACATCCCTGACCAGTGAGGAAGAGGGAGATGGTGCCTGGACGGCACTTTGAAGAAGTAAATCGAGCTGTGGATCAGTCATAGCTGAAGAGCCTCCGCTTTCTGAAAACCAGAAAGCAGAGGCTGGTTAGGGATTCATTGAATGCGGTCAAAGCACACAAAGATCTTCAGCATAGGTCATGCCTAGATTAACGAGAAGCGACCGGGACCACGGCGATGAGCTGGCCACGGTTGTTAAAGATGAGCTTCTTTTCGACAGCAGGAGGGGGTGTCTGCTTGGCGGTAACGGCATTGACGGTGGCGGTGACCTGGCCGCGATTGTTAAAAACGGTGGTCTTTTCACCAGCGAAGGCGTTGCCACCCAGAAGAGTCATCATGGCGGCGGTAAGGATCAGTGTAGATTTCACAAGAATAGGTTGGTTTGGTTTTTGGAGTTGTATGGGTTCCAGAAGGACGCCCGTTAAGACTGCAAACACCGCGCCTGCTCCAAACCCTTGAGAAAAAGAGAATTTTTTCTTCTTTTGGTTATCTGAGTCCGGCGGTGGGTGCATGGCGAGGTGCTTTCTCCGAAGGAAAAGGGGTGGGAGATGCTGATCCGTGGCACGCAGGAGCGTTGGGGCGTGTAATCTGAAGGAAAAAAAGGGCGGGAGATGCGTTTTAACCCTTCAACTCCATTGTCCCTGTTCAGCGCTCACACTCTCTATGATTGCCCTTCGTCACCTGCTCACTTTCCTGGTTTTCACAGGCACTGTACTGTGCGCCCCAGCGGCCAGCCTGTTTGAACGGGATAATTTAGCGGCGTGGTGCATCGTGCCTTTTGATGCGAAAAAGCGCGGGCCGGAGGAACGGGCGGCGATGCTGGAAAAGATGGGGGTGAGGAAATTTGTTTATGATTACCGGCCTGAGCACATCCCGCAGTGGGACGAAGAACTGAAGGCGCTGAAGAAGCATGACATCGAGCTTTTTGGCTGGTGGTTTCCGA
This region of Prosthecobacter fusiformis genomic DNA includes:
- a CDS encoding fatty acid desaturase family protein, which translates into the protein MTDGQTTADFFIRGSVSRSGPELVLATKPFAVDSTARSWWYVLSTAGLLAAAVAGTLLAPHVLLKVASSVLTGLLLLRLFVIYHDQQHHAILPKSKAAEWFMWVFGILSLSPSSIWRASHNHHHNHNSKIKGSHIGSFPIMTREHFEKAPKSARWLYLFMRHPLTILFGYLTIFLHGMCLRPFVMKPREHWDCFISVLVHAGIAGCLIGFAGWQAWLLTQIIPHFIASAIGSYLFYAQHNFPGVAFYDKSGWTYDRAALESSSYMKMGPVMAWFSANIGYHHIHHLNARIPFYRLPEVLEALPEMRNPKVTTLKPFDMYRCLSLKVWDTKQQRMVALDGTDRE
- a CDS encoding lysophospholipid acyltransferase family protein encodes the protein MEHFLYLIARAFLAFFQALPVRWVARIGRWGGALAYWVDARHRRVALKNLTMCFAGEKSPAEIRAIAKENFRRLGEVYCCAMKGMAMNDAQLRTIFSVKGEEAVRAVDADGKLVNRVFTGGHFGNFELANRMSALIPEYRAVATYRGIRPPKLDQLVYRMRTVSGNILVDRRTGADDLKRAMSEGGKLLILASDQADRSGGIELPFLGYYAWTTRAPVILAMRYKCVIFVPICYRVGLGKWVLEIGEPLRMEENGKRRSVEDLMRDINTALEVGVRRDPANWFWVHDRWKTKNKKPPRPVEESSVA
- the eboE gene encoding metabolite traffic protein EboE; its protein translation is MLLNHGIHLGYCTNIHRGETWEQTWATLRDYTLRVKARVSPDQPYGIGLRLGNQASLELLAPGKIAEFKDWLAANNCYVFTINGFPYGSFHGTRVKEQVFLPDWTSKARLEYTNRLFDILAQLLPPGASGSVSTLPGSHKTFPIGSDEINAIFENVRLCREHIETVSTATGHDLHLGFEPEPLGLFETSGEVLKFFGLYYDRHPQDKDFFKFIGLNYDTCHLAIEYETPKRALSRITGAGIRLSKLHFSSALKLKPTPDMVEKLRAFDEPVYFHQVIADYGPTTPLRRFKDLPDALQFAQTNPAELGEEWRVHFHIPLHAQPTDGFQSTRDHLEGTMDWLSQNPTQCQHIEMETYTWEVLPGDLHTGDVVDQLVKEYAWTLGEMKARNLAS
- a CDS encoding PmoA family protein, with protein sequence MKPILLLLLALASAPLLAAPGSITVHGGDADQTNAIVTFTAPQDWQGQHTLSGKGGSIVSTLQVDATGQAVMIVPQIGKGENITFAITPSSPPAAPQGLTVEKSGSLLRFTHHTHGKTQPVFDYQMEPGDVPAGVPEVFKHGAHLHPVYTPGGRLITGNHPADHRWHRGIWFAWTKTEFEGQHPDFWNQGKSDSKDKIAAQILGEVRFDSLLKSWGGPVQAGFLSKHRFLDHNSGTTKPVLDETWEVTAYALTTGDRPAYILDLVSTQTCATDSPLKLPEYHYGGLGVRGHEQWNPVDKVTMLTSNGDDRKKGDSTKAQWVQMGGDVDGQPAGMAILIHPENFRFPQPLRLNPKNPQLCIAPSQGGDWTIQPGQPYTSKYRFILTDGPADAKAIDTAWQAYAHPLKVTVE
- a CDS encoding RNA polymerase sigma factor; translation: MIPDADASAMQRLSGGDDLALNEIMTRWQDKLTSFLWHMTHDHAATRDLVQESFVRLYMHRQRYRPHAPFSAYLFRIARNLLSNHIRWQSRHPAESLQTLSETGFDPSSEDPTPDQAMEEDETAREVRRAIASLPEDLREALVLFTYQGMTYRQMAEVFDCSEKAAETRLYRARQLLKEKLAPLVRE